One window from the genome of Choloepus didactylus isolate mChoDid1 chromosome 2, mChoDid1.pri, whole genome shotgun sequence encodes:
- the MYOCOS gene encoding myocilin opposite strand protein, which translates to MAHKSSAGNGMNLLYRDLTSEVTRRLLTMTAREEILTKKSDEAREMVWDSDFKSDSVQVSPLNMDYPVVPPAPPPSPAEDSTSS; encoded by the exons ATGGCTCACAAGAGCTCCGCAGGCAACGGCATGAACCTCCTCTACAGAGACCTGACCTCCGAGGTGACTCGGCGCCTTCTCACCATGACGGCGAG AGAAGAGATACTTACCAAGAAAAGCGATGAAGCCAGAGAGATGGTCTGGGATTCCGATTTCAAATCCGATTCAGTCCAAGTCTCTCCTCTTAACATGGACTACCCCGTGGTACctccagccccacctccttctccagCTGAGGATTCCACAAGCTCCTAA